From a single Pseudopipra pipra isolate bDixPip1 chromosome 7, bDixPip1.hap1, whole genome shotgun sequence genomic region:
- the RND3 gene encoding rho-related GTP-binding protein RhoE, translating to MKERRASQKLSSKAVMDPNQNVKCKIVVVGDSQCGKTALLHVFAKDCFPESYVPTVFENYTASFEIDTQRIELSLWDTSGSPYYDNVRPLSYPDSDAVLICFDISRPETLDSVLKKWKGEIQEFCPNTKMLLVGCKSDLRTDVTTLVELSNHRQTPVSYDQGANMAKQIGAATYIECSALQSENSVRDIFHVATLACVNKTNKNVKRNKSQRATKRISHMPGRPELSTVATDLRKDKAKSCTVM from the exons ATGAAGGAAAGAAGAGCGAGCCAGAAGTTATCGAGCAAGGCGGTGATGGATCCCAACCAGAACGTGAAGTGCAAGATCGTGGTGGTGGGGGACAGCCAGTGCGGGAAGACCGCGCTGCTCCACGTCTTCGCCAAGGACTGCTTCCCCGAG AGCTACGTCCCCACCGTGTTCGAGAACTACACGGCGAGCTTCGAGATCGACACGCAGCGCATCGAGCTCAGCCTCTGGGACACCTCGG GGTCTCCTTATTATGACAACGTCCGTCCCCTCTCCTACCCAGATTCTGATGCTGTCCTGATCTGCTTTGACATCAGTAGGCCAGAAACTCTGGACAGTGTCCTAAAAAAG TGGAAAGGTGAAATCCAGGAGTTTTGCCCCAACACCAAGATGCTCTTGGTGGGCTGCAAGTCGGATCTGCGCACGGATGTCACCACGCTGGTGGAGCTCTCCAACCACAGGCAGACCCCCGTGTCCTACGACCAG GGTGCAAATATGGCCAAGCAGATTGGAGCAGCCACGTACATCGAATGCTCAGCCCTGCAGTCGGAAAACAGCGTCAGGGACATTTTTCACGTCGCCACCTTGGCTTGtgtgaacaaaacaaacaaaaacgtGAAACGGAACAAATCGCAGAGGGCGACAAAGCGAATCTCACACATGCCCGGCAGGCCAGAACTGTCCACAGTGGCCACGGACTTGAGAAAGGACAAAGCAAAGAGTTGCACAGTGATGTGA